From the genome of Naumovozyma castellii chromosome 7, complete genome:
AACCACAAGACTCTCTCACAAGGGAGGTAGAACAAAATCAAAGTCCATAACGTCCTCAGATGCTTCCAGCTCCATATTCGATAACAGTGGAATCTCAAGAATATCTAGTAGATCTTCTCTTTCCCTACATGAACATCTCTCTTCTTCACCTCCacaattcaaaataattcacGAACATAAAGAATTTCAACCTCCAAAGATTCCTGAATTCGATGATGCAGAGAATGAATTTCTAATACATATAGACCCATATCCAGTGGAACCTCCAAGATATGATACCATGAACCCAAGTaggaaaatttcattcccCATATACGAAACTTATCACGATACCATTCAACAGCCCGCACCACCAAGCTATTCTCCAGCAGTGGACGAAATTACTTTAGTCTCTATGAAATTAGAATGGGAATCTCCAATGGCACCCATCAGATATGCTGCTCAAAGATGGAAGATTGTACTCATGGAAGTTAATTCCAcacaattaaatttttacGATGTGGATGCACTTTTACAATCTCAACTAAAGAAAACAATTGGCCCAAGGAAGAACTCAACCTTATTTGGAATGAACAATAATAGAAATGAAGATATTACTTTCCAATCTTACACAAAGTCGGACAATGAGAAAATTTGCCAATTGATAAGGCGGAACAAATCTAAATATTTGCATGATGCCAATCTCGTGAAGAGTTACTCTTTACAATTTGGAAGAGTTGGTTTCCCCACTGATCTATCGTCAAAGAACAAGGGGAAAAGAACCTCTGATCCTATTGCGTTAAGGTTACGTTGTGAAGCTCAACAATTCCTTTTACAATTTACAGACATGgattctttaataatgtcTGCCGTGCATATAGATATGGGTATTTCGGTTTCTCTTGATTTACAAATAAGAGAACTTCCGACATATAGAATCGTCCCACGTaggagaaggagaagaagaagaagcagtAGTAGAAAGAATAAGGGAAGAAAGAGGACTGGTACAGCAGCAAGTGATcaaataaggaaaatattcaCGCTACCGTCCGATTCCAACGCAAAAACCGACACGGGAGGGAATGGATTTTTTAAATCTAAATTGcaaaaattcttttctGGTAATAACGCTGCAACATTAACAAAGGATATTAGCAAGACTGCACAAACAACAGATTTGGCTCGTGACCAGGAGCAGCCAATAAGACGTGAAAGCGTCATTTCAATTGGATTTTCCgatgaaggtgaagaaCTTATAGATacaaatgaagatgaggaagacCTACCTACAACTAATGATTCTGCCCAATCCGTATATCAAGAGGAAGGAATATATCCggatgatgacgatgaggaagaagaagatgaagatgatggTGACGAGGATGAATATTATGCTTCCGATATTGatagtgatgatgattaCAAATGGTCTCCAACTTCGAAACAAACGTCGAGACGGAGATATGTTAGAGACTCTTTACGTTGCATTAAATCAATGACAGAAAATCATAAATGGGTTGGTAAAGTTGTTTTCTGCCCGACAAAGGCTCCTTCTTTTGAGACAAATAATTTACCTTTATTTATTGGGAAGGGACCACACGCTTCCACCGTTTATGATACTACAAAAAATCACTATTTGAAAGCTCATGTTGTAGGTGCCTGGAGACTAATCAAAGCAGGTAGCAAAATATATGATGCTTGGAATGAACTTTAcgaatgaatgaatgaatgacatatatacatatacaTATTTAACGACTATTTTACGActtaatgataaattttattttaatgaatatgaaggaattattattcttctttcttaatttgaaaaagacaTGAGAACTAAGAATGAAAGAGAAAGCACCAAAGAAAATACATGAAATAGAATTAGAGATAGAAATCaatattgtattatattttatcaCTGTTACATAGTTTagatataataaataattaaagtTGATATAAAATTAATGTTTCCACGTCATATGACGGTTGGAAACTCAAACACgaagaaaacaaagaataatGACATAATTAGAACCGATAATAAAACCTTGAAATTGTTCAGCTCCTGAGCTTAAGCAATAACACAGGCTGGATCCCAGAATAAACCCTTAACAATGTAGTTATCTTGCTTTTCAGCAGAATTGTCCTTGTGAGTAGCTTGAGTAGTTGGTTGcatctttatttttgtaTTTAGGTGTGTTGATTGGAAAACTTGTTTTCTTGATGGtttcttattattaacaTTAACAATAGTAAATGAGAAAGggaaatatcattattcaaatacaTGGTTGATATTCCAACCTTTTATATGGTTAGATAGACCATTTTACAACATTGGAAAGTCGAGTAATGCTGCTAGTATGTTGGGAAGCCTGCAGGGTTGATGCAGCCTCAAcaatcattgaaatttacCTGACTTGTACGCGCTATTCTCTGCTTGTGAAAATTTTTACGCTAAAATGGTTAGACAATGCGTATTGTCACGGTTTCATGTAAATTTCCGGATTAGGTAATTACACGATGAATTAGGAAGATAAGGTTCTGTGTCGTGAGCAAACAAcatagaaaaaaaaagaggGTTCCCTCAATAAGTGCAGCCCAATTGAATCTGTTGTTTCAAAACAATGATTCTAAAACGATAACCGCACCATGCAATGGCAGCTTGTTTCATTTTATAATATAACCTAACTGCAGTAGTAATTAATACCGTAGCAATTGCTCCTCTTAGATAAAAAATGGAATCACAAGGAGGagacaaagaaaaataaaactaaaTAATCTTCCCTTACTAGGTGTGTTAAAGTCATCAAAGTCCATTAAGGTTCTATCAAATATCGGTGGCAATTCATCTGTGGACGTTGTTCCAGAAGTTGCAACCGTCTCTTCTTGTCCTCTGATGAGTAGTCCCCTTAGTTTCTTAATAGAGAGTTCTAGAGTGGGTTGACTAGTCCGTATGAAGGAAGCTATTAAGATAAAGATCAAAGTCAACTTAATTATCTTCTTTACATTAATATTGCTCACATGGTCAGGCTTTCGTTCTGCTGTCATTGCAAAAGATAAGTATAAGTACAGAGGGAGTCAATGTTCTTTTTTTCGTTATTGAAGGGACGACTATCTTGAATGTAAAAAGTCCACGTTACAGTTCTTAAATGTCCATGTTCGGTACTGcgatgaaaaatttcaagatctCAAAAAGCTTACTGTTAGATAGTGATGGACTCTCCAGACAAAGAACGACGTACGTTGGATAAAATGTCTACCTCTAAAAGatcattgaaagaaattCTAGACTCGGAATACGTGGATAATAGCGATGAAGAATCTGAAGCTTTGAACGTGGATGACGGAACCATTGACAATGCATCTGACGACGACTCTGAAGATGTGGATCCATCATTATGTGTCGAATGTAAGGATATGAAGGCTGAAATTATTTGCAATGATTGTGAGGAAAGGTTTTGTGTTATTTGTTTTGAGATGATTCACAGGGGTGGGAAGAGACGTAAACATGAATATGTTAAGATTCAAGAAGAGCCACATACTAATGAGAATACTCTGACTGAAAATTTACCACAAAccgaagaagaacaaaaaaaaatgcaaGACTCTATCAATGAAAAGGAGGAACAGGAAGGAAAAGAGGATTCACGTaatgttgaaaaaataGAAACTAATAATGACACTTCCATTGATGATAAGTTATTGAAACATATCGAAGAGAGTGCTAATTTTATCCCAATGAGATTGACCTATGATGAAAGACATCTCTTGAGACTATTGGAGGCAGCTCTTCAAGTATCTGAATATACTGATCGTGTAGACATATTATCGTACACTTCTAAATCCAAAAGAATTGTTGCTCAATTGAAGGAGATGTGTTCTGTATTATCAGGTTTGGTAATTGCTTcgaatttgaagattggTCAGAAATTGTTAGAAATGAGGAACTTTAGTGACAATGCTAAATGGTTTCAggatatttttgaaattggtagACGTTATAAGATTATGAATCCTGAAAGAATGAGAGATACCTATGGTAAATTATGTTATATGGTTATGGATTCTCGTTTACCTCAAATTGAAGAGCACATGGAATTCCATTTATTCAAACCGATTAATACAGTTAAATCATTTCTAACATCAAAAGGGAGAGACAATGAAAAAGTATTGCGTTTATTCAAGGATAAATTACTTCTTTATGCTACTGCTCATATTTCACCAGTTGGAAGGTCAAGAAcacaaattcaaaaattaattaaacaAAAGGAAACTGCCATTGAAACTTTAGCCTCTAAATACAGTGACAAACATTACACCAAGGAGGACATTCGTCAAGTGTTGTACTCCATCGGTGATCATACTGCGTATGTTAATATGAACAGAAGACCTATTATGAGAATGCTCGAAAGATTAGAAGTATTCCGTCAACCAGATATTGCCGCTATGTATTCTATTGGGATCCAATATGGTAGAGGTGGAGCCAGGTTAACTCATGATCATGAGAGACAATGGAATTATGTTCAACAATCTCTAACATTGTGGTCcattattcaaagagaGATGGTTCATCTATGGTATCTTGCTGATACCGATTTATTTGATGGTTCTCAATATAAATTAGCTTCAACAGGTCACGGATTGAACCGTATTAAATCATGCCCTACCATTTACAAAGAGATGTATAGAATCATTTCTGAATGTCGTAGCAAGACAGATACATGGGTTGGATCTTCGGTAGTCCATTTAGGTGATGACGCTGTCCCCAATGcgttattttttttggatAAGTATACTCAAGTACCCAGCATTTTAATACCATTTGATCAAACTTTATTGAAGATTAACGAATTAGTAGTTAAGgatgaatatttgttaGAATATATCAATAAGGAATATGGATCAGTAGATGATTTGAAGTTGACCATCTTACAGGATGCGTTCGCTCATATGTTTGATGGTTCTGGTGCAGACAATTTCTACATGAGCGGATCCTGTATTGATGGACGTTTAACCTCAGCATGGAATCATTGTAATGAGATTTCGAAAAAGAAGTACTATAATATCTTCCTACTGACTTCATTTAATGGGTTTAATGGCTCAGAAGGGTTTTAAATTGttcataaatatatattttatagACCTCTGTACAtagagaaaaaaagaatggtGAAACTAACgctaatgataataatagttATACTGTTCGAATATATACACATACACATAAGAATAGGAAtaagaattaaaaatacaaataCACAATATTGCAGATAATATGCGTAGTGCAATAGGTACAATCAAATACAATAGTATCTATCACCAAAATCACCCAGACCTGGAACCAAATATCTTTCCTTATTTAGACCTCTGTCCATAACACCTGTAACGATCTTCACATCAGGATGAGCAGCATGATAATTATCAATCCCCTCTTTGCtacaaattaaatttaaaaagaaaattcttTCTGGCTTAACACCTCTTTGAATCAATACATCAGTGGCCATGATGGCACTGCCACCAGTAGCCAACATAGGGTCTAACAAAAAGACGTATCTGTCAGCAATATCTTCAGGTAACTTCTCATAGAACAACTTGGGCAATGCAGTCTCTTCATCTCTTTGGATAAGAATTTTCCCAATACGAACGGATCTACAACAATCTCTTAACCCTTGTTCCATGGATTCCCCAGCCCTGACAATAGAGACACCACAAATCTTCCCTTTAAAGGAGACACCATCGAACACCTCTCTGGTGTGCGTATCGACCTTCTTTGGTTCCACCGGCAAATGGTTTAAACCTTCCTCCACAAGTAATCTGATGATTCTGTCAGAGTAGAAAATGAAGTCGGATCTGGAGGTGGTCTTGTCTCTAATGATGGTGTAAAGACCTAGCAACTGGTTGGTCTGTGGTAACAGCAGGACGTTCTTGAAGGGTTCAGTAGAGGCCATTTTAACTAATTTGGTTGTTCTGGTGTGGTCCATGGAACGTAATAGAAGAGGTAAATAATTGTtggttgaaaaatttctcGGAAAAACTTTATAGACATCGCTAAAATGACACACACTAAATGAATGAACCATTGTATACACCTGTTAATAAAACAGGTATTGTCAGTGAACTGGACATAGAGATACCACACAACACAGCACAATGGCATCGGCAATGGATAAGGTTGGGAATGTTTTGCTTAAAACCTTTGAAGACTTTGATATTTACAAGGGGATCAGATTGGTCATTATTGTCGGTGGATATCTTCTTGTGAGAAATTATGTTGCCAGGGAAATGGCCAAAAAACAATTAGAGAGACAGGTGCGTGACGATGAACGTATGCTAAGTgacaacaagaagaagaatctgGTGGATGATCCAGAGACAGAGAAAATGGCTCAAAGTACCCAGTTCGGTTGGGGGAACAAGACTAGAAAGAGAGTCAAGAAGCAACAGGAGATGTTACAGAAGGCCATTGAGCAAAtaaagaaggagaagaagttTGCTGGCGAAGACAGTGATGAGGATATTGCTGACTTGTTAGAGGACTGATCTATCCTGGCTTATACTCGAGAAGGGATCGTATGGTCACAATGCTTGCGACTATAATCTTATATCATAAAGTATTTACCACTCCACACCAGgatatatagatatataCTGCATACCTCTTTGATGTTAGTATATCTTTACTTATGTTTAtgttatttattaaagaaaatttttgaaacttgAAATTTGCAAGAAAAAATCACCAACAAGAGATCAGATTATTGTTGACCAAACAGAGCAAGCATATTCAAGAAGTGCGCTTCTACAACCTATTAAACACATTTTTAACGTTATAAATCTATATGAGTCGTTTTGGAGGTCGTGGTGGTGCCGCAGGAGGCAATAGTTACATGAAGACATTGCCCTTCGGTCTAGGTTATGGTGACGTTGGTGTCAATCATATTACTGAGTTCCCCAGTATTCAATTACCAGTGAACAACCCTATTACTCCCTTGGAAAGAGCTCGTGCAGTTACATACATTAAATTTGTTCAGACCATGAAGGATAGCCCGTTTTATACTGGATCGATGCCCTTGCCTGATGATCTAAAGGAAGATGAGGTTGACGATGGTGATTATGACGAGAAGAAACATTCTAAGAGAAAGAATAGGATTTTCAAAGAGGAAGTGACTGAAGATGGGTTGAATGATGGTATCCAAAGGTATTCagataaatatttaaagaagagaaagattACCACTTCCATTGATGATCATCCTTACCATTTAGAGATATTTCCTAAGGAATTGTATTCAGTTATGGGTATtaacaagaagaaactatTAACAATTTCCAAGTTTAGTAATAAAGACGATATATTTACTGGTAGTATTCAAGACGAAAAAGCTGGATTATCGATGCTGGAGAAACTGAAAGAGTTGGCTGAAGACGTtgatgaagacgatgaaAATTCAGAGAAGAAGACTACAACCGTTGCAGCTACAGACGAGAATATTGATGAcgaatttgatgatgaagacgaagatGACGATTATAATGCAGAAAAATATTTCGACGATGgggatgatgatgaatatggTGACCAAGATGATTATGGAGATGAACCAGCATTTTAATCGCTTCAAACCACAGCACAGCCACACGTCGCATTACACCATAGCATATACTGTAAAATAACTAAACTATTTAAGAACTCGtcaataaaatattttttttttaattagGCGTATCTATTGTTACAAAGTCTTTACATATTCGGAGGTATTCTCCTCCTTGTTGGCGATGCAGAATTTCGTCTGGAATATGGTGAAGTCGGCAACATGGGAAGTTGGGGAGATAATGATGTGGAATTTGACTGTAATCTTGTCGGGCTGTAATTATGGACACCCATTCTAGGTATTGAAGTTCTCCGCGATGTTGGTGATCTGGATCCACTTTGGAAATTTCCTTCTGGTAAGGGTGGCAAAGGCGGTTGTATACTCATATTACTGTCTCTACGACTGGACGCCCTCGTGCATACATCGGAAGATACCTTAGATGATGATCGCGTAGTTTCATTGTAATGGACTCGTCCATCCTCACTATCGTCATCCTCACTGAGCGAAGCTACTCCAATTGCCTTCTGTAACGCTTCAATATCAACTGGCGATTCTTTAGATTCATTGGCGACAGAATTACTGGGATTcttaaagatattaatcttctctttcagCTTTCTTAAATTTGCAAAATGGAATTTGGTATCTGATTCAGCGGTGACTACGGTATCACTGGTTGCCTGCGAGAAAGTAGTTTCATTCGTATCGACTGAAGAGGTAAAATTTGCAGCACCGTTTAAAGTTCTCGATGGGGTATAGtctaattcatttaatgGTTCCCCATTATAACTATTTCTTACTGAAGGTGTAACTTGTCGCATCTCAGATGCATGCATATAACCGCCACTACCATTCACTGAATGCTGATAAGGACTTGGTGGTAGATCTGGAATTTCATTAGGTAAGGGTGGTATGGGTCTACTTGCAATGGAGGCATCCAATCGCTCAAATCCACTATCTGTTCTCTCTCTGTAGCTTTGATTCAGTTTAGGGGTGAATGTCAATTCGATAAATATCATACCTGCAAATTCGTCCCTGTCCCTTTTTAATTCATACCAGGTACAATACCCCTCCTTTGGATCAGCTCTTATACCATTCAGTAAATCAATTTCACATTTCCCAATGGGTAACGGtgctttcttcttcctATCACAATAAACCTCAACATTCATTATCGGCTTAACATCAGGTGTTACATCAAACTTCTCGAGATAATTAAAAACAGGGTTCTGTCCTGCTCTGAACAAGGTGTCACTCTCTCTAGTCATATGTGCAATCCTTAATCGTAACATTACATTTTGTTTATCCAATTTAATCAAATTAGGCAAATCTTTCGCCTTACTTACGTACACGCAGAGGGTACCTTGACTTCCTGACCAGACTTCCTCACTCATCTCCATATTGCTCTGAGTCCTTTCCTCCACGATTTAACGCTGATCTACTTCATACAATTTTGTCAATACACACACatttttctgtttttctGTGCGCTAAACcaaaacaaagaaatattacaTAAGCAATTATACACATAAGTATTTTCTTAGATTATACGTATGTATATGTTACAAGGTTCACCTTTGGTACCTACTACTGGGCCCAGAGCCTGCACCTTTCGGTCCTTGTGGTAGTCTTGGTGTGTcatctttttttttattgCTATTTCCACCGCTGTCCTGACCAGGCCTGTTATACCTAGAACTATCCTTTAAACTATCTCTAGGAGCGTTTCTGTATTGTGACTCTCTACTACCACGCTCTTCTTGCTTATATCTCTTCGCACCCCTATCATCAAAAGGAGGAGGAGTGTTATGCTTCTTTGATTCCCTTCCAAAGCTTCTCATTTGACGTGGAGCTATATCATTTGGATTCTTGAATGAGTCGCGTGACGGCTTCTCTGGAATATTCCTAGGACGAGAATAATCGGTTGCCCTGGTAGATTCTCTACTTGTTCTATCTCTCTTTTCTGGGGCAAACGTTCTTCCTTGTCCCTGGCCTGATGTTCTATTTTGTTGAGTCTTCGTTCTGTCCAAAGTGCCACCTGGTTGGGTGCTCTTGAATGACACAGGTTCTTTGGGTACTGTCCTTGGTTCTCTTTGATATCCCCTTGGGCTTTTAGATCCATCTTTCTTAGAATCTCTATCGCCTGCATACTTAGTTCTGTATGATTTTGGAGGCTCCTTCTCCTTCGAGGCATCAGATACATTATATCTGCTGGTTCTATTGGACGATGCTGCCGTGGAATCTGAGTATAAATCTGCTGAGGCAGTATCCATGTCACGGACTATATGTTGTGACGTTTGCTTCAAGTTGGCTAATTTCTCGGTAAATTCAGGATTGTTAGGCCATTTGActaaagaaacaaaatatcttttgaaaCAGTCGTAAACTGCCACCCTAAATTCAGCATTTGAAATGTCttgtttcattaattgCTGCAACTTGTCTTGCTCAACTTTATCATCAATAACTTCAGTGGCTCTAGATAGCAGCCCGTTGTTAAGATCGTAGCAAACTCCATCAATATACTTCAAAACTTTACCTAGTGGCCAGTCAAAGTTTTTAGCTTCGTCATCcatattttcatttctcTCGTTATCACTTTGAGGTTGAACTTCTTCGGCAGCCTTTCTATTGAGTTTATGCTGTTCTATTTGTTTCCTTAATTCAACTTGTTTTTTCTCATTAGCAACTAATGTTTCGTAATCTTTAATCTCCTGGAGTTCAGAATCATGCAATTGCTTGAGTTTTAATTCATGCTCACTTAATTGGATCATATCTTCGTCCTTGACCACATTTTTCCTGAGACGAGCCTTTAAATGGCCTAAGAGGGCGTTACTTGGAAGCTTTATATCTTCACGCTCCTCGTCAACTAAATTCTTCTCCAAACTACCAATAACAACCGTAACATGTGAGTCAACGATTGGAAATATGGCAGATGTTTGTTTCATGAATTCAATACCATTTCTAATGGACATGTAATTTTTCTCACCTAATAATTCACACAATTGCTCCGTTAAACTGCTATACCATTCatatattttgattctATATTCTGAAGGTAAATCTTGCGTTTGTCTCGTTTGCTCCATTGATTCAAATATGTTTGCAAAAAACATCCCCAAGTTACTGGCTTCAAAGCTAGTGCAACTAAACAATAAATTCGATAAAATCCTAGAACCGAACAGtatttcatatattttcattaactgATCTAATGGAAAGACCTGAAGTAAGAAATACGAAGCATAGAGAGCGTCAGATGGAGTGAATAACGCCCTTGGAATAATGCATGCTTGCAAAAACGCTATAATTTCAGAATTATCAAAGTTCTCGTACCAAATCTTTGATTTATCACTTAGCATTTGAATTGTCTTATTAAAAGTTCTTTGATGTGAGATACGATCAACgaatgtttctttaatttggTTTTTTAGGGTATGCCTCTTTCTAGAAGATAGAGTTGgggaaatttcattttccagGGAAACCTTATTCTCATCATATAATCCTTTGTCAAAATGAATATCATATAGCGATAATCTCCAGAATGTGATAAACAAATCCTTTGACAATTGTTCGAAGTTGACACCTGTATATTGAGTTCCATTAAGTACTTTATCCATGTGCTGAATGTTAATTTTTGTATCCCTTTCTTTCTCGGGagattcttccaatttccTATATTGACTATCAAAATAATCTCTCCAAATGTGGAATACCCACGCGGAAGACATATggaattcattaataaatacaTCAAATGGCAGGATATTCTTTTCGAAGTCCTCGTTAGTCAAACAGAATTTAATTAACTCAATAAATGACCATAAGAGCGTATTCATTTCATCACATCTTGATGACAGAATCTTATAATGAGATGTCCCTGTGTTAACTTCCAGATTCAAATTATATAACAACAAAATTATCTCAGAGATGGAATCTTGAGCAACGAACAAAGAGAGTAAATTTGAAGCTAACTCAACATTATCATCCCtgaaatcaaatattaattttctACCACCACGTTTGACTTGGTTCCCTGAGTTTAGCATTATCAATTGTTTTTTATTGACTTCATTAAAATCTCTTACACCACCAACTGTTACGATTAACTCCTTTAAAATGGAGACTGCAATCACATTACCTGCGTGCAGCGTCTTCACGAGATAGGTAACAATATTCGTTAGGTCCATCTTGGGACATCGTTTTGCTAGACCGGCGATAAATACAGATAAACGCTGGACCCACATTGCTTGGTTGACACCATCCTCTTGTACTGCATTTCTTGGATGAGTTAGCCTTAATAATAACACATACTGAAGAACATCGTAGGCGaaatcattaaaaaatttggtTGTTATAACGACCAATTCAGAAACCTTAtcataattttcaatttgttttaCGGTATGAACTAGAGTAGCCAAAGGGTTCGTGGAAATCAATTTTGACAAATTCCTTGCCTCCTTGTCAACTGTATCTGTACTCAATGCCTTCAAGATATTTTTAGCATCTCTTTCAGCTTTATTAAAACCAACCTTGATGATTAAAGAGTCTTGTGACAATTTTGTTATCATTTCATTATACATGAAATATCTTCTCTC
Proteins encoded in this window:
- the NCAS0G02170 gene encoding uncharacterized protein (ancestral locus Anc_2.113), with the translated sequence MYSMFSSFNIGSSTTRLSHKGGRTKSKSITSSDASSSIFDNSGISRISSRSSLSLHEHLSSSPPQFKIIHEHKEFQPPKIPEFDDAENEFLIHIDPYPVEPPRYDTMNPSRKISFPIYETYHDTIQQPAPPSYSPAVDEITLVSMKLEWESPMAPIRYAAQRWKIVLMEVNSTQLNFYDVDALLQSQLKKTIGPRKNSTLFGMNNNRNEDITFQSYTKSDNEKICQLIRRNKSKYLHDANLVKSYSLQFGRVGFPTDLSSKNKGKRTSDPIALRLRCEAQQFLLQFTDMDSLIMSAVHIDMGISVSLDLQIRELPTYRIVPRRRRRRRRSSSRKNKGRKRTGTAASDQIRKIFTLPSDSNAKTDTGGNGFFKSKLQKFFSGNNAATLTKDISKTAQTTDLARDQEQPIRRESVISIGFSDEGEELIDTNEDEEDLPTTNDSAQSVYQEEGIYPDDDDEEEEDEDDGDEDEYYASDIDSDDDYKWSPTSKQTSRRRYVRDSLRCIKSMTENHKWVGKVVFCPTKAPSFETNNLPLFIGKGPHASTVYDTTKNHYLKAHVVGAWRLIKAGSKIYDAWNELYE
- the NCAS0G02180 gene encoding mating pheromone a (ancestral locus Anc_2.114), with protein sequence MQPTTQATHKDNSAEKQDNYIVKGLFWDPACVIA
- the NCAS0G02190 gene encoding uncharacterized protein (ancestral locus Anc_2.115), which produces MTAERKPDHVSNINVKKIIKLTLIFILIASFIRTSQPTLELSIKKLRGLLIRGQEETVATSGTTSTDELPPIFDRTLMDFDDFNTPSKGRLFSFIFLCLLLVIPFFI
- the NCAS0G02200 gene encoding uncharacterized protein (ancestral locus Anc_2.118), which encodes MDSPDKERRTLDKMSTSKRSLKEILDSEYVDNSDEESEALNVDDGTIDNASDDDSEDVDPSLCVECKDMKAEIICNDCEERFCVICFEMIHRGGKRRKHEYVKIQEEPHTNENTLTENLPQTEEEQKKMQDSINEKEEQEGKEDSRNVEKIETNNDTSIDDKLLKHIEESANFIPMRLTYDERHLLRLLEAALQVSEYTDRVDILSYTSKSKRIVAQLKEMCSVLSGLVIASNLKIGQKLLEMRNFSDNAKWFQDIFEIGRRYKIMNPERMRDTYGKLCYMVMDSRLPQIEEHMEFHLFKPINTVKSFLTSKGRDNEKVLRLFKDKLLLYATAHISPVGRSRTQIQKLIKQKETAIETLASKYSDKHYTKEDIRQVLYSIGDHTAYVNMNRRPIMRMLERLEVFRQPDIAAMYSIGIQYGRGGARLTHDHERQWNYVQQSLTLWSIIQREMVHLWYLADTDLFDGSQYKLASTGHGLNRIKSCPTIYKEMYRIISECRSKTDTWVGSSVVHLGDDAVPNALFFLDKYTQVPSILIPFDQTLLKINELVVKDEYLLEYINKEYGSVDDLKLTILQDAFAHMFDGSGADNFYMSGSCIDGRLTSAWNHCNEISKKKYYNIFLLTSFNGFNGSEGF
- the PGA2 gene encoding Pga2p (ancestral locus Anc_2.121), which gives rise to MASAMDKVGNVLLKTFEDFDIYKGIRLVIIVGGYLLVRNYVAREMAKKQLERQVRDDERMLSDNKKKNLVDDPETEKMAQSTQFGWGNKTRKRVKKQQEMLQKAIEQIKKEKKFAGEDSDEDIADLLED
- the RPC31 gene encoding DNA-directed RNA polymerase III subunit C31 (ancestral locus Anc_2.122) gives rise to the protein MSRFGGRGGAAGGNSYMKTLPFGLGYGDVGVNHITEFPSIQLPVNNPITPLERARAVTYIKFVQTMKDSPFYTGSMPLPDDLKEDEVDDGDYDEKKHSKRKNRIFKEEVTEDGLNDGIQRYSDKYLKKRKITTSIDDHPYHLEIFPKELYSVMGINKKKLLTISKFSNKDDIFTGSIQDEKAGLSMLEKLKELAEDVDEDDENSEKKTTTVAATDENIDDEFDDEDEDDDYNAEKYFDDGDDDEYGDQDDYGDEPAF
- the INN1 gene encoding Inn1p (ancestral locus Anc_2.124), translating into MEMSEEVWSGSQGTLCVYVSKAKDLPNLIKLDKQNVMLRLRIAHMTRESDTLFRAGQNPVFNYLEKFDVTPDVKPIMNVEVYCDRKKKAPLPIGKCEIDLLNGIRADPKEGYCTWYELKRDRDEFAGMIFIELTFTPKLNQSYRERTDSGFERLDASIASRPIPPLPNEIPDLPPSPYQHSVNGSGGYMHASEMRQVTPSVRNSYNGEPLNELDYTPSRTLNGAANFTSSVDTNETTFSQATSDTVVTAESDTKFHFANLRKLKEKINIFKNPSNSVANESKESPVDIEALQKAIGVASLSEDDDSEDGRVHYNETTRSSSKVSSDVCTRASSRRDSNMSIQPPLPPLPEGNFQSGSRSPTSRRTSIPRMGVHNYSPTRLQSNSTSLSPQLPMLPTSPYSRRNSASPTRRRIPPNM